One genomic window of Vibrio mangrovi includes the following:
- a CDS encoding ATP-dependent zinc protease family protein: MFKRLALVVAISTLAGCVTTEERNFHQETLSAIHGTESKISQRLTNLELQSSNQVDYIDSLENEVSSLKQQIHLLNQRSYQRSLPQESNSAQSLQQLAAADPVPANKVILGQVERVSIDSIKQKFDARVDTGAATSSLDATDIEEFERNGKDWVKFHLAGRAKTSTEKDSRPEEKSNWIEAPVLRYVKIRQASTADTERRAVVELWISVGKIRERTEFTLADRSHMSHPILLGREFLRDIALVDVSKEFIQSTTK; the protein is encoded by the coding sequence ATGTTTAAACGACTTGCACTCGTGGTCGCAATATCCACACTAGCGGGATGCGTCACGACAGAGGAAAGAAACTTTCATCAGGAAACACTCTCAGCAATTCATGGAACAGAAAGCAAAATTAGCCAGCGTCTGACGAATCTGGAACTACAGTCCAGCAATCAGGTTGATTATATCGATAGCCTTGAAAATGAAGTTTCATCTTTAAAGCAGCAGATTCATTTATTGAATCAGAGAAGCTATCAACGTTCATTACCACAGGAATCCAACTCAGCTCAGTCATTACAACAGCTGGCTGCGGCAGATCCTGTCCCGGCCAATAAAGTAATACTCGGGCAGGTTGAACGTGTCAGTATCGACTCGATTAAACAGAAATTCGATGCCAGAGTGGATACTGGTGCTGCGACATCCTCTCTGGATGCAACGGATATCGAAGAGTTTGAAAGAAATGGAAAAGACTGGGTGAAATTTCACTTAGCCGGCCGGGCAAAAACATCCACGGAGAAGGATTCCAGGCCAGAAGAAAAGAGCAATTGGATTGAAGCGCCCGTACTACGTTATGTCAAGATCCGACAGGCCTCTACAGCTGACACCGAACGGCGTGCTGTCGTCGAACTATGGATAAGTGTCGGAAAAATCCGTGAGCGTACCGAATTTACCCTAGCTGATCGCTCTCATATGTCACATCCGATTTTGTTGGGACGTGAATTCCTGCGTGATATTGCCCTTGTGGATGTCAGCAAAGAATTCATTCAATCCACGACCAAGTAA
- a CDS encoding TetR/AcrR family transcriptional regulator has protein sequence MVSDKRQLLLDESLRLFYEKGIHAVGINEILKETGVAKKTLYRYFPSKDDLVLETLKYRDQRFLIWLEQALRGSVSNEELVSRLFRALTEWFDDRVPELSHFRGCFFINTSAEFPDTGGEISRYCKAHKESVRQLIGRLLPVPDENLLDMLCILKEGAIVSAFVNQDKTAAERCLPIIIRWMRS, from the coding sequence ATGGTGAGTGATAAGAGACAGTTGTTATTGGATGAATCTCTAAGGTTATTCTATGAAAAAGGGATTCATGCTGTTGGGATTAATGAAATCCTGAAAGAGACCGGGGTGGCGAAAAAAACGCTCTATCGTTATTTCCCCAGTAAGGATGATTTAGTTCTTGAAACACTGAAATACCGGGATCAGCGTTTTTTAATCTGGCTGGAACAGGCATTACGGGGCTCTGTATCCAATGAAGAGCTTGTCAGTCGGCTATTCCGCGCGTTGACTGAATGGTTTGATGATCGCGTGCCGGAACTGAGCCATTTTCGAGGATGCTTTTTTATCAATACGTCAGCAGAGTTTCCTGACACAGGTGGTGAGATCTCTCGCTACTGCAAAGCCCATAAAGAGAGCGTCAGACAACTTATTGGCCGACTGTTACCTGTTCCGGATGAGAACTTACTGGATATGCTTTGTATTCTGAAAGAAGGTGCAATTGTTTCCGCTTTTGTGAATCAGGACAAAACCGCAGCAGAGCGCTGTCTTCCTATCATTATCCGTTGGATGAGGAGCTGA
- a CDS encoding HPP family protein — translation MNKFYLALLSGTGAAIAIGILAFSETVQTDLVLLMAPFGASAVLVFGLPESPLAQPKNVILGHLLTAFIGVFFAEFIAVTPFTLAIASGLAVTAMLLTHTTHPPAGANPLLIMLTGQSWGFLFTPVLLGAIILVVIGQIIRKAHISLAMT, via the coding sequence ATGAATAAATTTTATCTGGCACTCCTGTCCGGAACAGGTGCAGCCATTGCGATTGGAATTCTGGCATTTTCAGAAACTGTCCAGACAGATCTGGTTCTGCTGATGGCCCCTTTCGGTGCATCTGCTGTATTGGTCTTCGGACTGCCGGAAAGCCCACTGGCACAACCCAAAAATGTGATTCTGGGTCACCTGCTCACTGCTTTTATCGGAGTCTTTTTTGCTGAATTCATAGCGGTGACACCATTCACTCTAGCAATTGCTTCAGGGCTGGCAGTGACTGCGATGCTACTGACTCACACCACACATCCACCAGCCGGAGCAAACCCGTTACTGATTATGCTAACCGGACAAAGCTGGGGATTTCTGTTCACACCTGTCTTACTGGGCGCAATCATTCTGGTTGTCATCGGACAAATCATCCGTAAAGCCCACATCAGCCTGGCAATGACATAG
- a CDS encoding inactive transglutaminase family protein: MTSRIPFYISIVLLIAAGIYLSIFRHQVYGVPWTPGETRQVWEIEARIQFNALGKEAKVSLAAPYTQDGFTLVSESASSPGYGVSYLESKPGRRAEWSIRRASGPQTIYYKTQFLVDPQAESVPEPPQYSVERPTFDSPEEAAAVSLITQANERSADDITFTRELIKALNDEESQNAQLLLNQMTKYEATQKMLSYSGIPNKIVGVLQLEDGRRRQNIEPMNEVWDGKRWVVFNPDTGKQANHPNLLVWDESNVSLLDVVGGKNSRVQFSMISRDVSPQEATNSKVDADGLLNLSIHSLPLEEQAMFKTIMLIPIGALIVVFLRVIIGLKTSGTFMPVLIAVAFVQTQLLTGIIGFLLIVGTGLFIRSYLSKLNLLLVARISAVIIAVILMISIFTVLSFRLGITEGLTITFFPMIILSWTIERMSILWEEDGAKEVFLQGGGSLFTAILVYLGMTNSYVQHLTFNFIGLQLIVLALILLLGTYTGYRLSELKRFKPLVDEL, encoded by the coding sequence ATGACTTCCCGAATTCCATTTTATATTTCGATTGTGCTGCTGATCGCTGCCGGTATTTACCTGAGCATCTTCCGGCATCAGGTTTATGGTGTTCCCTGGACACCCGGAGAAACCAGACAGGTCTGGGAAATTGAAGCCCGGATCCAGTTCAATGCACTGGGTAAAGAAGCAAAAGTCTCTCTCGCTGCCCCTTACACACAGGATGGCTTTACACTCGTCAGTGAATCTGCATCTTCACCAGGATACGGAGTTTCTTATCTTGAGTCGAAACCCGGCAGACGGGCGGAATGGTCAATTCGCCGGGCAAGTGGCCCACAAACGATCTATTACAAAACCCAATTCCTTGTTGACCCTCAGGCTGAATCTGTTCCTGAGCCACCGCAATATTCTGTCGAGCGCCCGACATTTGACAGCCCGGAAGAAGCTGCGGCTGTCTCACTGATTACTCAGGCGAATGAGCGCTCAGCCGATGATATTACGTTTACCAGAGAACTCATCAAAGCACTGAATGATGAAGAAAGTCAGAATGCCCAATTATTGCTGAATCAGATGACCAAATATGAAGCGACCCAAAAGATGCTTTCATATTCAGGTATTCCCAATAAGATCGTTGGTGTTCTACAACTGGAAGACGGTCGTCGTCGCCAGAACATTGAGCCGATGAATGAAGTCTGGGATGGAAAACGCTGGGTTGTCTTTAATCCGGATACCGGGAAACAGGCTAATCATCCGAATTTGCTGGTATGGGATGAGTCCAACGTCTCCCTGCTGGATGTCGTTGGCGGCAAAAACAGCCGGGTTCAGTTCAGTATGATCTCCCGTGATGTATCTCCACAGGAAGCGACCAACAGTAAAGTCGATGCAGACGGCTTACTCAATCTGTCGATTCATAGCCTGCCTCTCGAAGAACAAGCGATGTTTAAGACCATCATGCTGATTCCTATTGGGGCTCTGATTGTCGTATTCCTGCGTGTCATTATCGGATTGAAAACATCCGGGACATTTATGCCGGTCCTGATCGCTGTAGCATTTGTTCAGACGCAGCTTCTGACCGGAATTATCGGATTCCTTCTGATTGTCGGAACCGGATTATTCATCCGTAGTTACCTCTCCAAACTAAATCTGTTACTCGTTGCCCGAATATCGGCGGTCATCATTGCCGTTATTCTGATGATTTCGATTTTTACAGTGCTTTCCTTCCGGCTTGGGATCACCGAAGGACTGACGATTACATTCTTCCCGATGATTATTCTCTCATGGACCATTGAGCGGATGTCGATTCTCTGGGAGGAAGACGGCGCCAAAGAGGTTTTCCTACAGGGCGGAGGTTCGTTATTTACGGCAATTCTTGTCTATCTGGGAATGACCAATTCATATGTACAGCACCTCACGTTCAATTTTATCGGATTACAGTTGATCGTACTGGCTCTGATTCTGTTACTCGGAACTTATACCGGCTATCGTCTCAGCGAATTGAAGCGTTTCAAACCTCTGGTAGATGAACTATGA
- a CDS encoding GtrA family protein, with the protein MNPSKNALWQNSLFDAEFRQKIRFALAGLINTGTSYITFVILYWLSEHYIPASILSYLIGMVFSFILNRRFVFKSAARSGQLLPFCLVNLSSLACSTGMLYLLVDGLEMFVYLAQVIAICTSMIINYLGYRAVFSHRRKNDE; encoded by the coding sequence TTGAATCCGTCAAAAAACGCTCTGTGGCAAAATAGCCTGTTTGATGCCGAATTCAGGCAAAAAATCCGTTTTGCGCTAGCCGGACTGATCAACACAGGGACAAGCTATATTACGTTTGTCATACTGTACTGGCTCTCTGAACACTATATTCCCGCATCGATTTTATCTTATCTGATCGGCATGGTGTTTAGCTTCATACTTAATCGGCGCTTTGTTTTCAAAAGCGCCGCCAGAAGTGGTCAGTTGCTGCCATTCTGTCTGGTCAACCTGTCATCGCTCGCCTGTAGCACCGGTATGTTATATCTACTGGTCGATGGGTTGGAGATGTTCGTCTATCTTGCTCAGGTTATCGCTATTTGTACATCCATGATCATTAACTATCTTGGCTATCGTGCTGTTTTCTCTCACAGGAGGAAAAACGATGAATAA
- a CDS encoding alpha-L-glutamate ligase-like protein, which yields MFEKYTSPFRLRHKGIMGMNKRNHSYIGRYNDRSKYPLVDDKLKTKIIAEKAGCTVPHLIGVIRNQHEVRQIHQLVHQWPGFVIKPARGSGGKGILVVTSHKDGIYVKPSGATLNAADVERHVSNALAGLFSLGGKNDVAIIENLIQFDDCFDGFSYEGVPDVRVIVFKGFPIMSMMRLSTRASDGKANLHQGAVGVGIDIATGQAVRGVQFGNPITHHPDTGRALNELEVPHWQRLLVLAAKAWEMTGLGYIGTDMVLDKNQGPMVLELNARPGLAIQIANGSGLLPRLRHIEHIGVSESPLEPEARVEYSMQHFASTPQLLSHI from the coding sequence ATTTTTGAAAAATATACCTCCCCTTTTCGCCTCAGGCATAAGGGGATTATGGGCATGAATAAACGCAACCATAGCTACATTGGTCGTTACAATGATCGTTCTAAATATCCTTTAGTCGATGACAAGCTCAAAACAAAAATTATTGCTGAAAAAGCCGGATGTACCGTACCTCACCTGATTGGAGTCATCCGTAATCAGCATGAAGTCAGACAGATTCATCAATTAGTTCACCAGTGGCCGGGATTTGTAATTAAACCGGCCCGGGGAAGTGGCGGTAAAGGCATTCTGGTGGTGACTTCTCATAAAGATGGAATCTATGTTAAACCATCAGGTGCGACCTTAAATGCTGCCGATGTAGAAAGACACGTCAGTAATGCCCTGGCAGGCCTGTTTTCCCTTGGTGGAAAAAATGATGTCGCAATTATTGAGAATCTGATTCAGTTTGATGACTGCTTTGATGGATTCAGTTATGAAGGTGTTCCGGACGTCCGGGTGATCGTTTTCAAAGGTTTCCCGATCATGTCCATGATGCGCCTTTCAACCAGAGCTTCAGACGGAAAGGCAAACTTACACCAGGGTGCAGTCGGTGTCGGTATTGATATTGCGACGGGCCAGGCTGTACGGGGTGTTCAGTTCGGTAATCCGATAACTCACCATCCGGATACCGGCCGTGCCCTGAACGAATTAGAAGTCCCTCATTGGCAACGGCTTCTGGTGCTGGCGGCAAAGGCATGGGAAATGACAGGCTTAGGTTATATTGGTACAGATATGGTGCTTGATAAGAATCAGGGCCCGATGGTACTGGAACTCAATGCCCGGCCGGGTCTTGCGATTCAGATAGCCAACGGTTCAGGCCTGCTCCCCAGACTCAGACATATCGAGCATATTGGTGTTTCTGAATCACCGCTGGAGCCGGAAGCCCGGGTCGAATATTCGATGCAACACTTTGCTTCAACACCTCAGCTATTGTCCCATATATAG
- the mukB gene encoding chromosome partition protein MukB, with product MIERGKYQSLTMINWNGFFARTFDIDNLVTTLSGGNGAGKSTTMAAFITALIPDQSLLHFRNTTEAGSSQSSRDKGLHGKLQPGTCYAALDVVNSRKQRILFAVRLQQVAGRDKKVDIKPFLVQGIPSHVRPTDLLIENVSDQQARVRTLSEVKEAVARLEGTQFKAFSSVVDYHTQMFEFGVVPKKMRSSSDRAKFYRLIEASLYGGISSAITRSLRDYLLPQNGGVKKAFQDMEAALRENRMTLEAIKTTQADRDLFKHLITESTNYVASDYMRHANERRSKVEQALSFRQTLFGAQQTLISQSELLSRVKDELDELTEQESALEQDHQSASDYLQLVQNALRQKEKIERYRDDLEELQERLEEQLMVVEEAQEQTAEAEHQATILEDEVDSLKSQLADYQQALDVQQTRALQYQQAVRALEKARETLDDDSLTAENASQKIQALNQSQSEMTGQVLQLKHRLDMSAAVASQFEQAFQLVQSVVSDVERHTAHEQGVMLIEKSRQFRQLAEQENQWYARQSEISRQLERQESIAALAEEYQNAYQMTLNDESVVNEEREKHQELLDVVEEEQTALRESRSDLRRRQEDTQAQIQRLESIAPQWIIARNALDALKEQSGEALDSSQAVFSHMQQTLEQEKQQTQEKEKLALQRRDLELEIERLASPGGANDARLKSLADTLGGMLLSEIYDDITLEDAPYFSAMYGPARHAIVVSDLSEIQERLAELDDCPEDVYIIEGDVDAFDDSSFDADELEGAVCVRLNDRQIRYSRFPEIPLFGRAAREQRLEQLRAKRDDIVELHAKASFDAQKLQRLYQAYQAFVASHIATVFEADPEQALQECRDQLNQVSRTLSDLTHQEQQLQARLQQSKDALSLIGKVAPFIHLLEDETLQEQASEIEESLADLEEAKRFLSQHGATIEQLSRCINALENDPEQFDALEAEYHQTDQQLQQVKTQIFAISDLIERRHHLSYSDAVALVNQGDALSEQLKEKLQLAEAQRAEAREALKQRQSQVSQYHQVLASLKSAHQSKLETVQEFEQELQEFGVHTDASALERAESRKNELYERLHVSRQRQSELERTHTSTEMEMTSLTKQLKKVEKEYADLRKFIVNAKAGWCSVLRLAREHDVERRLHKRELAYLSAGELRSMSDKALGSLRLAVADNEVLRDSLRQSEDTARPERKILFYIDVYQHLRERIRQDIIRTDDPVEAIEEMEVELARLTEELTQRESRLAISSESVASIIRKTIQREQNRIRMLNQGLSNIHFGQVNGVRLNVKVRESHEMLLTGLAEQQEQHQDLFNSPRYTFSESMAKLFQRVNPHIDMGQRSPQVLGEELLDYRNYLELNVEVNRGADGWLQAESGALSTGEAIGTGQSILLMVVQSWEEESRRLRSKDIIPCRLLFLDEAARLDAKSISTLFELCDRLDMQLLIAAPENISPEKGTTYKLVRKILKDHEHVHVVGLRGFGQNDTTEPEALTAEATLSD from the coding sequence ATGATTGAAAGAGGTAAGTATCAATCACTGACAATGATCAACTGGAACGGTTTTTTTGCCCGGACGTTTGATATTGATAATCTGGTAACAACGCTTTCGGGTGGTAACGGTGCCGGGAAATCAACGACGATGGCGGCCTTTATCACGGCACTGATTCCTGATCAAAGTCTGCTTCATTTCCGGAATACGACAGAAGCCGGAAGCTCCCAGTCTTCCAGAGATAAGGGTTTGCACGGGAAGCTTCAGCCGGGCACCTGTTATGCTGCTCTGGATGTGGTCAATTCCCGTAAACAGAGAATTCTGTTTGCCGTGAGATTACAACAGGTTGCCGGCCGGGATAAGAAAGTCGATATCAAACCGTTTCTGGTTCAGGGTATTCCCAGCCATGTCCGGCCGACTGATCTTTTGATTGAGAATGTTTCAGACCAGCAGGCCAGAGTCCGGACTCTCAGCGAAGTGAAAGAGGCGGTTGCCCGCCTGGAAGGAACACAATTCAAAGCATTTAGCTCGGTCGTTGATTATCACACCCAGATGTTTGAGTTTGGGGTGGTGCCGAAGAAAATGCGTTCCAGCAGTGATCGTGCAAAATTTTACCGCCTGATCGAAGCCTCTTTATATGGTGGTATCTCCAGTGCAATTACCCGGTCATTGCGTGACTACCTGCTGCCACAGAATGGCGGTGTAAAAAAAGCTTTTCAGGATATGGAAGCCGCGCTGCGTGAAAACCGGATGACGCTTGAAGCGATCAAAACGACGCAGGCAGATCGGGATTTATTCAAGCACCTGATTACCGAATCGACCAACTATGTTGCGTCTGACTATATGCGTCATGCCAATGAACGCCGGAGTAAAGTTGAGCAGGCACTTTCATTCCGCCAAACATTATTTGGTGCTCAACAGACACTGATTAGCCAAAGCGAGCTCCTGTCTCGTGTCAAAGATGAACTGGATGAACTGACAGAACAGGAATCGGCGCTGGAACAGGACCATCAAAGTGCCTCCGATTATCTGCAACTGGTTCAGAATGCATTGCGCCAGAAAGAGAAAATTGAGCGTTACCGGGACGATCTGGAAGAACTGCAAGAGCGGCTGGAAGAACAGCTGATGGTTGTTGAAGAAGCTCAGGAGCAAACGGCGGAAGCAGAGCATCAGGCAACAATTCTTGAAGATGAAGTCGACAGCCTGAAGTCTCAACTGGCAGATTATCAGCAGGCACTGGATGTCCAGCAAACTCGGGCGCTTCAGTATCAGCAGGCAGTCCGGGCACTGGAAAAAGCCAGAGAAACGCTTGATGATGACAGCCTGACTGCTGAGAATGCATCACAGAAAATTCAGGCGCTGAACCAGTCTCAGAGTGAAATGACCGGGCAGGTACTGCAACTGAAGCACCGTCTCGATATGTCGGCAGCGGTAGCATCCCAGTTTGAGCAGGCATTTCAGTTGGTGCAGTCGGTTGTGAGTGATGTTGAGCGTCATACTGCCCATGAGCAGGGAGTGATGTTGATTGAGAAGTCACGCCAGTTCAGACAGCTTGCTGAACAGGAAAATCAGTGGTACGCCCGTCAGAGTGAGATCTCTCGCCAGCTTGAACGCCAGGAGAGTATAGCTGCACTGGCTGAAGAGTATCAGAACGCATATCAGATGACGCTGAATGATGAATCAGTTGTCAACGAAGAGCGCGAGAAACATCAGGAACTGCTTGATGTGGTGGAAGAAGAACAGACAGCTCTGCGGGAGTCACGAAGTGATCTCCGTCGCCGTCAGGAAGATACTCAGGCACAGATTCAGCGACTGGAAAGTATTGCTCCGCAATGGATTATTGCCCGTAATGCATTAGATGCACTAAAAGAACAGAGTGGAGAAGCACTGGATAGTTCCCAGGCAGTTTTTTCTCACATGCAGCAAACTCTGGAGCAGGAAAAGCAGCAGACACAGGAAAAAGAGAAACTGGCGTTACAGCGTCGTGACCTTGAACTGGAAATTGAGCGGCTGGCTTCTCCCGGAGGTGCCAATGATGCTCGCCTGAAGTCCTTAGCCGATACATTAGGCGGAATGCTGCTCTCTGAAATTTATGATGATATTACTCTGGAAGATGCGCCGTACTTCAGTGCGATGTATGGACCGGCCAGACATGCGATTGTCGTCTCCGATTTGTCAGAGATTCAGGAGCGTCTGGCTGAACTGGATGATTGTCCGGAAGATGTATATATCATTGAAGGGGATGTTGATGCTTTTGATGACAGTTCTTTTGATGCAGATGAACTGGAAGGTGCGGTTTGTGTTCGCCTGAATGATCGTCAGATTCGTTATTCCCGTTTTCCTGAGATTCCTTTATTCGGCCGGGCAGCAAGAGAGCAGCGGCTGGAACAACTTCGTGCGAAGCGGGATGATATTGTTGAGCTGCATGCCAAAGCATCATTTGATGCCCAGAAACTGCAACGTTTATATCAGGCTTATCAGGCATTTGTTGCTTCCCATATTGCCACTGTTTTTGAGGCGGATCCGGAGCAGGCTTTGCAGGAATGCCGTGATCAACTGAATCAGGTAAGCCGGACACTGAGCGATTTGACTCATCAGGAACAGCAGTTACAGGCCCGGTTACAGCAGAGCAAAGATGCTTTATCTCTGATCGGGAAAGTCGCTCCTTTTATCCATTTGCTGGAAGATGAAACCCTACAGGAGCAGGCCAGTGAGATTGAAGAAAGTCTCGCTGATCTGGAAGAAGCCAAACGTTTCCTGTCACAACATGGTGCAACTATCGAACAGTTGAGCCGCTGTATTAATGCTCTTGAAAATGATCCGGAACAGTTTGATGCATTAGAAGCTGAATACCATCAGACGGATCAGCAGTTACAGCAGGTCAAAACACAGATTTTTGCAATATCTGATTTGATAGAACGGCGTCACCATTTGAGTTACTCCGATGCTGTGGCTCTGGTGAATCAGGGAGATGCCTTGAGTGAGCAACTGAAAGAAAAGTTGCAGCTTGCCGAAGCCCAACGGGCTGAAGCCAGAGAAGCATTGAAGCAAAGGCAAAGTCAGGTGAGCCAGTATCATCAGGTTCTGGCTTCGCTTAAAAGTGCACATCAGTCAAAACTGGAGACAGTTCAGGAATTCGAACAGGAGCTTCAGGAGTTTGGCGTTCATACCGATGCCAGTGCATTAGAGCGTGCGGAAAGCCGGAAGAATGAGCTTTACGAACGCTTGCATGTTTCCCGGCAACGACAGAGTGAACTGGAACGGACGCATACATCGACAGAGATGGAGATGACATCGCTGACTAAACAACTGAAGAAAGTTGAAAAAGAATATGCTGATCTCCGGAAGTTTATCGTTAATGCAAAAGCAGGATGGTGTTCGGTGCTGAGACTGGCACGGGAACATGATGTCGAAAGACGTCTGCATAAACGGGAACTGGCTTATCTGTCGGCGGGAGAACTCCGCTCAATGTCTGATAAAGCATTAGGTTCTCTGCGTCTGGCTGTGGCCGATAATGAAGTGCTGAGAGATTCTTTACGTCAATCAGAAGATACGGCCAGACCGGAACGTAAGATCCTGTTTTATATTGATGTTTATCAGCATCTGCGGGAGCGGATTCGTCAGGATATTATCCGTACGGACGATCCGGTCGAAGCGATCGAAGAGATGGAAGTTGAGCTGGCCCGGCTGACGGAAGAACTGACACAGCGGGAATCCCGTCTGGCAATCAGTTCTGAGTCGGTTGCCAGTATCATTCGCAAAACGATTCAGCGCGAACAGAACCGGATCCGGATGCTTAATCAGGGCTTGTCTAATATCCACTTTGGTCAGGTTAATGGTGTCCGTCTGAATGTGAAAGTCCGGGAAAGTCATGAAATGTTGCTGACAGGGCTGGCTGAACAGCAGGAGCAGCATCAGGACTTGTTTAACAGTCCGCGCTATACGTTTTCAGAATCGATGGCAAAACTATTCCAGCGGGTTAATCCGCATATTGATATGGGACAGCGCTCACCTCAGGTTCTCGGTGAAGAACTTTTAGACTACCGGAATTACCTTGAACTGAATGTTGAAGTGAACCGTGGGGCTGATGGCTGGCTACAGGCGGAATCCGGTGCATTGTCAACCGGGGAAGCTATCGGAACCGGTCAGTCGATTCTGCTGATGGTGGTGCAGAGCTGGGAAGAAGAGTCCCGTCGTCTGCGGAGTAAAGATATCATTCCATGTCGTTTGTTGTTCCTTGATGAGGCTGCCCGTCTGGATGCTAAGTCTATTTCAACACTATTTGAGTTGTGTGACCGGCTGGATATGCAGTTACTGATTGCCGCACCGGAAAATATCAGTCCGGAGAAGGGAACAACTTATAAACTGGTTCGGAAAATTCTTAAAGATCATGAACATGTTCATGTTGTTGGTCTGAGAGGCTTTGGTCAGAATGATACGACAGAGCCTGAGGCGCTGACGGCGGAAGCGACCTTATCGGATTAA
- a CDS encoding glycosyltransferase family 2 protein, with the protein MKKKISVVIPCFNESEVIDFTVKELISVTNAIPDYRFELIFVNDGSSDDTEKKLLAHSLRYHQVLVLSFSRNFGHQQAVTAGLDASTGDAVVLIDADLQDPPKLIEQMLAKWEEGYDVVYGTRDRRDGESAFKLASAKLFYRLLNRLSEVPIPLDTGDFRLMDRQVVDQLIAMPEKARFIRGMVSWIGFRQTSILYERSPRFAGESKYPLGKMLKFALDGILSFSVKPLKLSIMMGFISSGVAFAILMYSIYIRLMTDHWVSGWTSLLVSILFIGGVQLISIGILGEYIARIYNESKGRPLYILKKGRTFESVKKRSVAK; encoded by the coding sequence ATGAAAAAGAAAATCTCCGTGGTCATTCCCTGTTTTAATGAAAGTGAGGTCATCGACTTCACCGTCAAGGAACTGATATCCGTCACAAACGCAATTCCCGACTACCGCTTTGAGTTAATTTTCGTCAATGATGGCAGTTCGGATGATACTGAAAAAAAATTGCTGGCCCACAGCCTTCGATATCATCAAGTTCTGGTGCTGTCTTTCTCACGTAACTTTGGACATCAGCAAGCCGTCACCGCCGGGCTGGATGCCAGCACCGGCGATGCCGTTGTATTGATTGATGCCGATTTGCAGGATCCACCAAAACTCATTGAACAGATGCTTGCTAAGTGGGAAGAAGGATATGATGTTGTCTACGGTACCCGTGACCGCAGAGATGGTGAGTCAGCGTTTAAACTGGCTTCAGCCAAATTATTCTACCGCCTGCTGAACCGATTATCGGAAGTCCCGATACCGCTGGACACCGGTGACTTTCGCCTGATGGACCGCCAGGTTGTCGATCAGTTGATCGCTATGCCGGAAAAAGCCCGTTTTATCCGGGGAATGGTCAGTTGGATTGGCTTCCGACAAACATCAATCCTTTATGAACGCTCTCCCCGTTTTGCCGGGGAATCCAAGTACCCGCTGGGTAAAATGCTGAAATTCGCACTGGATGGCATTCTTTCGTTTTCCGTCAAGCCATTGAAATTATCTATCATGATGGGATTCATCAGTTCCGGTGTCGCCTTTGCAATCCTGATGTATTCTATCTATATCCGTCTGATGACCGATCACTGGGTCTCCGGCTGGACTTCTCTGCTGGTCTCAATCCTGTTTATCGGTGGCGTACAACTAATATCTATTGGTATTCTGGGAGAATATATCGCCCGTATTTATAATGAGTCCAAAGGCCGTCCGCTGTACATCCTGAAAAAAGGAAGAACGTTTGAATCCGTCAAAAAACGCTCTGTGGCAAAATAG